Proteins from a single region of Pseudomonas sp. BSw22131:
- a CDS encoding response regulator — translation MSQTATILVIDDEPQIRKFLRISLASQGYKVIEAGTGTEGLSQAALNKPDLLVLDLGLPDMDGQDVLIGFREWSTVPVLVLSVRASESEKVRALDAGANDYVTKPFGIQEFLARVRALLRQSPDSGQPESALVIGPLTIDLAYRRVSLDGVEVGLTRKEYAVLAQLARHPGRVITQQQLLKDIWGPTHTEDTHYLRIVVGHLRQKLADDPAAPRFIVTEAGVGYRLVES, via the coding sequence ATGAGCCAGACGGCAACCATTCTGGTGATCGATGACGAGCCGCAGATTCGAAAATTTCTGCGCATCAGCCTCGCTTCACAGGGCTACAAAGTGATTGAGGCCGGGACAGGCACCGAGGGTTTGAGCCAGGCCGCGCTGAACAAACCCGATTTGCTGGTGCTTGACCTGGGTTTGCCGGACATGGACGGGCAGGACGTGCTCATTGGCTTTCGCGAGTGGTCGACGGTGCCTGTGCTGGTGCTGTCGGTGCGCGCCAGTGAAAGCGAGAAAGTGCGTGCTCTGGACGCCGGCGCCAATGATTACGTGACCAAACCGTTTGGCATTCAGGAGTTTCTGGCACGGGTGCGTGCGCTTCTGCGCCAGTCCCCGGACAGCGGACAGCCTGAGTCGGCGCTGGTGATTGGCCCGTTGACCATTGATCTGGCCTACCGGCGCGTTTCCCTGGACGGTGTCGAAGTGGGCCTGACGCGCAAGGAATACGCCGTGCTGGCGCAACTGGCGCGCCATCCGGGCCGGGTCATCACGCAGCAGCAGTTGCTCAAGGATATCTGGGGCCCGACCCACACCGAAGACACCCATTACCTTCGCATTGTGGTCGGCCACCTGCGGCAGAAACTCGCCGACGACCCCGCCGCCCCGAGGTTCATCGTCACCGAGGCGGGAGTCGGGTACCGGCTGGTTGAAAGCTGA